Genomic segment of Panicum virgatum strain AP13 chromosome 2K, P.virgatum_v5, whole genome shotgun sequence:
ATGCTTGGGGTACCATATACGTAactgacaaaaaaaaacaaatcaaaattGGGCTCTTTGTCATGTGCATTTACcatgacacacggcaaagaaaccCTCAAAACAGTGGCCCTGGAcattttttgccgtgtgcaaatgCCCTGATACACGGCAAAGAAcagggctttgccgtgtgctaggtcggtaaagcacacggcaaagatgttGTACCACGTGTGCCCGGAAAAATTGCCGAGGGTCAGaaaatgcacacggcaaagtttttACTATGTGTTCGACAAATAGCACACGGCGAAAGTGTCTTTTGCCGACACACTGGTTGCCGTGTGGCTTTGTCCGTGGGCTTTTGGGGCTTCCCGTAGTGCACTGCCGACTGGTGGCCCGTACAACCCACTACAAACTGGAAAGCCACTGCAATGCACACCCTACGGCGCACTGGTCACGTGGGTTTAAGCTCCATGGCTGTTAATTAGTGCAGGCTACGCGTCGTCCCGCAAGGCCGTGTGCACATGACCCCGTGTCCACGCAATATTTTCCCTTTGGTTTATTTGTACTATATCGTGACCTTTGTCTTACATGATGGACCCATTCAAGATGAAGAACTATATTCGGATATCTACCGGCAGATATTTCAATTAGAACATGAAAACTGACCCATGGTGGTTGAAGATTGCCTGAAAGCAACCACGGAATGTTATATATGGTACGTGTTCACTGTGATCACAAATGAATGATATGCTCATTCTCAGAGATTTTTAGATGATGTATTTGTGAAGTCTGGACATGGTTACTAGTCCTTATCAGTTAAAATCAAAATCAAACACATGTTCAGTTAAGATTCATTTTTATACACAGGATTAAAGGTCTCGTTTGTGAACCCGAGAAGAAAAAGTAGGGAAAAACACTACCAAAGTTCCATGAAAAAACGTTTAAGTTTCACCAAATTAGATACACTGCTATGAAGAGGGTCTTTAGGGGCGAGTGTGGGACCCGCCCTTACTTTTCACACCTATGAAAATGCTATTTTTAAGACCGAGTAATGTACCCGCTACTGGAAAATAGGCTCATGAAAAAGATCCATTTCAGAAATTCCAAAGCAAGAGTGCATGGCATCTAGTAGTCTCATGCTGCTAGTTTGAGTTGGTGCAAGCCAACTTAAATAGGAGAGCACTCCCACGTGGTTGTACAGACAACAAAATGAAGTATGGGCCTGGTTTACACAACGCACGTGTGCGCATATGCGCGTATATTTTCGTGTGAAGAACCACGTGACTTGTGAGGAACAGCTGTGAGCAGCGAAGCCATGTTGGTCTAAACTTTTTGTCATCTCACTACTGCAAAAttgcattaaccgaggcgtttCCAAAAGGTCTTGGAGGCGGCTAGGAaaaataaccgcctcggttaatagctAGTATTAACCGAGGCAATCactttttattaaccgaggagGATTTAGAAAATCACCTCGCAAAATTGATTAATCCGAGGCAGTTATTTTTAAAatgaccgtctcggttaatattgattaactgaggcggttgtTCTAACGCAAAAGCCTCGGTTAATCGATCTATAGAGGCGGTCGCCTTAAAATCCCCGCCTCGGATAATATTGGTCCATCTTGGAGCCCATCTAGGCCCAATATCACCCACTGAATATATATACGGCAACTAGAGTTTCTCCTCTCACTTCTCCCTCCTCAAGCGtcggccctccctccctccccctcctccatcgggccgctcctctccctccctccccaagCACGACGCCAGCGCccctactcctcctcctcctcctcgccacccGCACCGCtggtgcctcctcctcctcgccacctgggccgccggcgcccctcctcatcctcctcctcgccacccGCACCGCACGGCGTGTGCGGCAGCCGTGGCGCATGGCGGCCCACCAGCGGCGGATCCAGCCaggagcgcccccccccccccccccccccgtggcGACGAGCGAGGCCTAGCGGCAGCGAGCGAGACCGAGCGGTGGGGCGGGCCTCTGGCTCGAATGGCGGCAGATCCGGCGAGCAGGTGCCGGATTCGGCCTCCCAGTGGATGGGCTCGGTGGGCCCCTGGATGGGCTTGGTGGGCCTATCCACGGGCTTCctactttttttgttttttaattcgATTAATCGAAGCGGGCAGAGCAACCGTCTCGGTTAACATCACGATTAACTATGATGTTTGCTACTAGGCGGTTGCaaaaaccacctcggttaatactTTTTGCTCGCCTCGGTAaagatttttgtagtagtgtctgCAAGAAAAcacccacctcctcctctctctttttccatCTGGTGAACTGTGCTGTGCTATACTGGTACTCGCCGGCTCCTCTCCTTGTCATGCACCGAGGAGAAGGGTGGGCGGTATCTACGAACCGTTGTCGTCTTGAAGCCTGTACGAGGGGCAGCAATAAGGTCAGCGCAACTACGCGACCGCTCGAGTTCGATCGACTACATTTTGTGCTGCCTCAACTATGATCTGCACGGTGTTGCTTCTTCAGGAGGACGGAGCGATGATCAGTATGTGCAATGGAATTTTAGATTGTGGCTCTGTGTCAGCGTGAAAAGATTTTTTCAGACACATTTGCAGATGCAGTACATGGTCTGTTTTATGTCTGTTTTAGACACATCTGCGTGAAAAGATTGTGGCTGTGTGTCCGCGCGCGCAATTAATGTCTGTTTTATGTCATTGTAACAAATAATGTTTCTCCTAGCATATTTTCCCAAGATTTTTATTAGATGCAAAATAAAAACCATCGACAGTAGTATTATAGCAGATACTCCTATATTTTAGTCCACCATTTGCAATGGTCCTTTGCTGTtgactctttttctttttgtcgtCTACTGTGTGTAGAGTGGACAAGAGCCTTCAATTAATTAATCGGCCATCACATTAAACTCCGCATCTGGCACAGTGGCTCACCGCGTCCAATTGGCGGATCAAGCTGCCACCAGCCCACACCCGTGCGCGTGGTCGTTTTCTTGTCCGCTGCTCAGTTTGGACGAACCCAAATGGCACAGCTGCGCCTTGGTCCTTCTGCCCAGAAAACTTTTGGCCAAGAGCCCAAGACCGATGCGTGCGTCTTTGGCGTCTTCATCACCCCGCACAATCCACCAGCAAGACTCCATTTCACGGGTCCACCTCCGCCTCCGTACGCGCGCCCCACAGGCCACAACAGCTCGGCGAGAGGACGGCGACGTCTGTACACGGCCAATGGAGTTGTGTGGACGGTTTGCACGTACGGTGTGGACAGTTGTTGTCTCGCCCGCCTGCTGCcgtgctgcggcgagcgcctaCGAGACACCCCCCGGCCCGGCGCGCAGGGATGTTTACGCCCGGGACATGTGGGATGCATGGAAGCGCAGCTGTGCGCGCTCCGACTCCTCCGAGAGAGCTGCCAGAGGGCGAGGAGCACCTGTGTGCGGCCTCCGGTAGGGTGCCCTAGTGCCCGGTCCTAATTATCGTGCACAGTGAAGACTAACGACTAGTTCAAGGCACATTGTAGGAATGCATGGTAAAGGGGCTAAGTTGGAGTAGGACTGAAACTGGGTCGCAAGTCTGTTGTGCTGTCACACTCGATTTTaagaacaaaaccgaatgcatatcaTATGTGCGCCAAGATCAAGTTTACATACATATGATCGACATCATAAATGAATATATCAAAAACAGTGTCCAAAACATAGGTAAGAGAGAGTAAATAACTTTATTACACTACGATAAATTATAAGCATTCCACCGATAACCTAAACGAGTACTGTAGCAGTGTCTTCTTCCACAGTCAGTCGACTGGTGAACGCACGCCTAGAACTCCTTGAAGTTGTCGTAGTTCTCCACTTCTGTGTTCTCTTCTGAGCGGCAAGTAGGCAAAGATGAGtatacttatggttggtactcagcaagcgGGGGAAGAATGCAAGGCCATCAAGAGAGGCTAGGGTTTACAGCAGTTAGCATTTTAAGTTAGtcatattttattagcaagcacctATTTACTAggtataagtttataccaacccaATTAAGCATAAAGATATATCATCATAACAAAATCATAGAAAACATGGATTAAATTATTCTTCAAATTCAATTACCATGTGAGGGTccaggccgctcatgaccgtgagcacggttgatatatcagttttaaacactctgtagaggttgtacactttacccacaagttgcgtaaaagttcaaaagaactttgaacccaaccacgctgtgctgatcaggcacaataccacacttacGAGGCGTggctgcatagggacgctacgaggcctttacaaagattccctaataagtgacaatccgctaaggtttcaaatCAAAGCAGAGCATAAATCTTCCTAATGGTCAGCACCTTAGCAAAGGCTgctgccccaagaggaccgggctATACTCCATATATGCTTCCcttcttgccctttcggtaagactgtcacaagctagagtttctagttaattagccaagaccagagccatgtggTCCTTGTGGTCGTAatgttttcctgggtggttctccatgttccaattaaagtcAGATGATCTTGTAACATTAACCAAGGTAACACATAAAGCATGCTTAATATTTCTCAAAAGTTCATTAATTTACCATCCCAAGATAAAGCAACTAAGCATATCTACCCAACAAGATTTATTAAACCCGACATTCAAGGTTTTGCGGTAAAAGACTAGGTAATATCCTTAATCGGTGTCCCCTTCAAGTTTATGCAACTTTAAcaatgaagtaaagtgaattatcATGCTATTATTAGGACAAAATAGAATCTACAGGAGGAGAAGTCAACTTGTCTTCCTTGCCAAACTGTTGATTCTCTTCCTCAtatgcttgttcttgatttcCCTCGAATGACGCGTTGTCTACACGTTCACACAAACGAAAACAAGAAACAAATAAGAAACAACACAACAAATAGTAAAAGCAGAGAAAGGTATGGTGTTAAAGATGTTGCGCGcgttgcaaggatcgcgtgagcgcaagaatcgctgaaaacggagctagaacgagAAAGATATAGCTAAAACAatgttcaggggcttatttgcgaagAAACAGAACTTTCAGGGGCTAACTTGAAGAAACCAAGGGCTAAAACCTAATTAAACATAAAACTCAGGGTTAGATTTGAAAGCAGAGGGGtcttggactgcgggttctatttttagAAAGATCAAGGGCCAAACCGAAAGAAAAAGGGCcgttttgtaaatacttttgaattgcggtggagtgcgggttgatttaTGAAAACCgaagggactctttagcaaaacggtCCAGGGTTGACTGGTAGGGTCTGGGTTGACTCGGGTTGGGATGGTTCTAATCCATTGGATCTTGATCCAACAGCGAGAGATGGCTCTAGGCGGCtcgcggctcggctcggctcgcaatgcaggtggaggcgcggctcggcggctcggcggctcTGCTGGTGGCGCAAAGTGCCGGCGGCatgcgagcgcggcggcggacggccggACTCGGCCGGAATCGGCCGTTCGGGCTCTGTTTTGGCACGGGGAAATGCCGGGGAGGTTGAGGAGGCAACGGCGAGCTCGATGGGGGCGTCGGGGCGGTGATTTGGTGCGGCAAAGGTGGCGCACGGCGGTGAGGGGTGGGCGTGGCTCTCAAGCGAGGAATTCCCGCGGCACCGGTGCGGGAGAGTGAGGGGAAACGGGTTGGAGACGACGCTCACCACCACGCTAAGCTCCGACTGCGGCTTGACGTCGAGGAAGAGCGGCGGTGAAGGAGATCGACGGCGGTGGTGGTCCGGACTTGGCTCGGCGGCGCTGCAGAGCAGAGGGAGGGGGCGCGAGGTGCGGGAGCATATAAAGGAGCGAGGCGGGGCTTGGGCGCGCCTTTTAAAGGGTTgaggaaggggagagggaaggCCGGTGGGGAGGGGATGGGGCGCGACACATGGGCGGTGGCCAGCCATGATGGCCAAGATGGTGGCGGCCGTTACtggccgaggaggaggggaggcgagGGGACTGCGGCGGCATTGCTGGCGGCATTGAAGGCGGGCTCAGGTGGGGAGGGAGCCGAGTGGCCGCGGGCACTCAGGCGaccggcggcgcgagcagcaTGGGGGAGGAGACGAGCGGCTGGAGGTTGGGGatgaccccgacaggtggggtccGCCTGgaagtgagagagggagagggagaggtggGATGGGCCGGTTCTTTTGGACTGACTGGGTCGCgcggaaaagaaaagagggagggagaaggaggtgggctgggctggagagaaaagaaagttttctttctcttttttttaactcAAACACCATTTGAACAAACTCATTTTTGAAATCAaaccaaatttaaattttgggtGTTACATGTGCGGAGAAATATTCAAAAGCACATCTATATAAATTATAAAACTGATCGGGTTCCTCTTCTTTGTCACGAAAATTGACCAAGGCGAGAGATGTCACCTTGCCCATCTCCCTTGGGCTCAGGTGGACGCGGCCTCCTGAACTAGAGATCCAATGGTTGTGAAACACATCACTAACGGATGGATCTTCTTCCTTTCATGCCTCGCATTACAATGCAAGCACAAGAATAAAGTAGAATATATACCCAACTATAATGGATTATTCTTTATTATCGGGATATTAATGATTTACAATGAAATCTCCCTTATATATAGTCCCAACTAAGTCTAGAATTTTGGTAAGAATCCATACACACTCGGAGTACACTACCGAAAACGGCGCGGTTGCCGTGTGCGAAATCTTTGTTGTGTGCTCAaagtcgggcacacggcaaagggactctttgccgtgtgctgcaaAAGAAGCACACTGCAGAAACGAAGCTCATGACAAAAggctattttgccgtgtgcctggcccaaggcacacggcaaatatggACACATTGACGCCGTTTGAGCTGGCCGTTAGGGTTTGTCGTGTGCCAgtctaggcactcggcaaatcaaCCAATTTGTCGTGTACTATaggtgtttgccgtgtgctggagttgtagcacacggcaaattttTTACGAAAAAATTGATTCCGCACCAACTTTTTCTGGTATACACGTATTGTACATGATTCTTTATGTTAACATCTTTTTGGTCTCGttgctatatttaattatttattttcatTAAACATATTTGTTGGGGTTAAGTCCAATTTGAACTGCAAATGTAGATCAATATATAGTAGCTTAGAAGTTCTCATAACAGGTTTAATTGATTCAGGAGTTTGATTTGTGTGAGATGGAAGTTGTACAGAGATCAATGAATTTTATTTAGGGTAAAGTctatttttggccatccaactcttgcccgagtttgattttggccatccaactctaAAACCGGGTATTCTTGATCATCCAACTCTCAAAATCGGTCACATTTAGCCATCCTAGTGATTTTGATTGgggttttgctgacgtggacgccacatggcggtggggcccacatgtcagccctTCTTTCCCCCTtccctctctttcttctctcctctccccctcctctcaCCCTGCATcagccgccgccctgcccccgCGCGCCTCGCCAGCCGGCGGTGCGGGCCCGCGGCGGAGTTCGAGCGGTGCTGGCAGGGCAGGCAGGGcaggccgccgccacgcgccgaGCCCCGGCCATGGCCTGAGCTCGAGGctgccccgtcgccgccgccgctcggaggGGCCGCCCGCTCGCCTTCCCGCGCGTTCCTCGAGGACCTCGGGGTGCCGTCCATGCGTCCCTGCCCCTGCTCGCCCCGCGGGCCACCCTGCTCCTCTATGCCACCGTCGATCCCGGGAGAGcagggggcggtggcggcgcaaccttctcccccaccgccggccgccctcaaTTCGTTGTCTCCGGTGAGGTTCCCTTCAATTTCTTGCGCAGGGAGCTTCCCCGTCCTCTCCTCGCCCGATTCCAGTCCTCACCCAGTCGATTCCCCTACCGCAGGTCGTCCTCAGCGGAGCtccatcgccaccgccgccggacgTCGTCGAcccacctcctcgccgccgctccccacgCTGAGCTTGGCCGGTGAGCTTCACCGTGCCCTTGGCCAGCTCCACTAGCCTCCTGGCCGCCTACCCCCGCCGACCGTCGCGCCAAGCCGTCGCGGCGTCGCGCCGCGCGTGCGCCGTGAGCGTGGGTGCTGCGCCACGGGCCGCGCTCACTCGCTGGCCGGACACTACTCTCGCGGCAGCCTAGCGGGCAGCGGCGCCGTTCTGGGCTCCGAGAGGAGCTCGGCTTGGCTCTGGGAGGGAAGAGGGAAGCGGGAGGCGTCGACGCGAAGCGAGGGAGGGGAGAGCTGGGTAGGGGAGGGCGCGGGGTGAAGGGCGCAACGCTCGTCGTGGTGGCCGGCAAGGCCGCGTGCGGCGCGCCGGGAGGGCTCGCGCATGGCCGAGATGTGGCCGAGGCGATGGGAcggggcggtggcgggcgcAGGCTGGTCGGGGCGTCGTCCTTGGCGTGGCCTGGCCATCAGGCATCGCCGGCCACCTGTGCCGGCGGCCTCTGCCGCggcacagaacaggggagggtgagggagagggagaggagagaagaaagagagagaagggggagagaagagaagaaagagagagaaggggagaggAGGGCTGACAGGGGGGCTCCATAGCCATGTGgcgtccacgtcagcaaaaccacACTCAAAACCACCAGGATGGCCAAATGTGACCAGTTTTGAGAGTTGGATAGTCAAGGctacccggttttggagttggatggccaaaatcaaacttcggcaagagttggatggccaaaaatggactttactctTTTATTTATTACGACTTGTCACTTTACAAAATTCAATTGCACAGCCCAGAACGAAAGAATGAGTTAGAACGCGGATCTACGAAGCAGGACACCTCGATGTGTATCTCTCGCGAGAGTTCTCGCACGTTGTCATGCGTGCCGCCCATCAGACCAGCCGCTGGCCACTCCTCGCTCCGTGGCGTTAATCGGAGCGCGCGCGCAGCACGCAGAGCTGGGACTCCCAAACGTCCCTCGCGACACCAGCGCCGCGCCTcaacgcgcccccgccgccagcCCTCATGCCGGCGTCGTACCGGGCCTTCCGCGCCGGGTCGGAGAACGTCTCGTACGCGCGCCGCAGCTCGAGGAAGAGCTCCGTGGACTCGGCGCGCCGCGACGGCGGGTACACGTCGGGGTGGCACCGCAGCGCCAGCCGCCGGTATGCGCGCTTGATGTCCGCCGGGCCTACGTCCGCCCGGTGCTCCAGCGACAGCAACTTGTAGTAGTCGCTCATTCTGGTCTCCGAGCAGAGACTTGacctcgccgacgccgtcgtccctgccgccgccgccgccgccgccgccgccgccatccccttGCACCAGCTCCTCCGGCCAACGGCAGCAGTGGTGTTAATCCTGCGGCTGGGGAATCTCGCCATGGGGACGATGGTGCCGGCCGTGTTCATGGCTAGCTTAGCTACCTGAGATCTAGCGCACCAAGCAAGTTAGCTTTTGTAGGTGGAGATGTTGTGACAGAACCGCAaagttaaacggcttaattaaaCGTAATggtcatcatttgaacacatcaggcgcattagcttaattaagtataacctgacagcctgtttccaacccacacgccgaccgaaacacaccagaagtctcgcataACGGCGGGCGCAGACGGTACCGGCAtgatataatttcacaaaaatagataacataaaaatttacaaaaacaattctaaatttagaatttacataaaataaatgacagcagcggaagagaatatgacctgagaAAAGGAAATTTTATggagaaccaataaaacaaaacaatAACTATTAACACGTGAGCACGTCACATCGAGTccactgatgcgaatcctggttagcttctatacctgaaacagggtaaacaacaaaccctgagtatactaatactcagcaagacttacccgtctatgggtatacttagcccacatatctagacatgcaaggattTTCTGGCCGgtagtttgttttgcagaaaagcatctaaaagtagatccttaatttcaaaattttagctcCAGATTATAGCTATAAATTTGCTACACATCTATGATTTGTATATCTATAACAATCAATGTGGAAACATAATTGATTAAATAACATCAACGTATATCATATCATTTCGTTTcatttccttactacgatgtgactcgaagatcaaggtgctcatgtccgaaagcgactgacggcgaatcgatccgatttaaccttgcaaggtgaacctaaccaacacggcacgtattagcCCCGTCGGATCATACGGACCAATCATTTCCCTCCCCActtcgaactacagaaccgccccacctacatatagtcagccgggctcaacgagagaccaccaaaagtaaacatatgcttctcaattctccgcgactacccgaCTCGCTCTAAGGGGTCGTGATGaggttctgtactttcgaaacaagacagtactaggcttaccagtttcgactacctcctactcccggcatgcagttagtacagttcaaacatgatcagcagggccaacaacggtacggtcctcagtCGACACAGACGAGGCTAAGACACCAGAAACCCAGTCCTGCTGCCATACATATATCTCATCATCATtctcccgtccggtctcaaatttccattcattccatattgtattccatatctcatatactggaatataaagataactataaatctcgcgagtaaccggaaattactcgacttctaaacatcttatatctcacgagtgacaagaaatcactcgacttctaccgggaaccattaagcatagcatttctatcgtcctatacatactagtataactcaaggaaacctagggatcatgcaactagggttccaaacaactcTTCAACCGTACTGCACAAGTAATAATATATATAGtgagtcataatttaaaataataggacatgcaccgaggcttgcctgggattaacactaagtcagtgttagttagatgatactcgcttggcaAGTACCTTCCTTtgggtcatgcacatcgggatccattcatccatcttctagatgtgtccaccattcaccgtcttctgacTCGGCTCCAAAATCATGTGCTTCACCTCCATGCgttgtacatctagcgtacctagatGAGATGCACCAATGCGGATGTCTGAATGCATGGCAGTGTAGTAGATGATACAGCAAAAAGGACAAGCGAGGCTGGCACAATGTCACGATTACATGGGCACGAGCATAATGCCATATAATGCGATACGATTaaaagaaagacatgactggcaatcatttatcgagtaaacaCGACAAACAAACTCAAAAGACAATTGGGTTGGTGCTGAAATACTAGAgttcatttaatttattttagcctgaagtattTCCTTCTAGAAAGCATTACTAAATTTATTTAGAAAAGCCAAGCAATACGATAAAGCAAGAAGGATTAAACTAGAACTTGATGTAACAAGCGAGCAAGCATAAGCAAGGTAAATAAAGACAAACCACCTTCTGATATATCAGATTTAACATGA
This window contains:
- the LOC120677813 gene encoding chaperone protein dnaJ 20, chloroplastic-like; the protein is MNTAGTIVPMARFPSRRINTTAAVGRRSWCKGMAAAAAAAAAAGTTASARSSLCSETRMSDYYKLLSLEHRADVGPADIKRAYRRLALRCHPDVYPPSRRAESTELFLELRRAYETFSDPARKARYDAGMRAGGGGALRRGAGVARDVWESQLCVLRARSD